The genomic interval accttAGAGCTGCCTGTCATTACACCCACATCTTAGGAAGAACCTCATGCTATACTGTACTGTTGTGAGTATTGACATACGGCTAATTGCACTGGGAAGGATTTGGACTTTTTGAAGCTTACTGGTGTGTTTTTCCGCAGATAAGAAGTATCTGAAAATAAATTCCCTCGGCCCAACAAGATACCAGAAGAGAGTAGTGCATGTTTTCTAATCCTGTCTGATGTTACTCCAGCAGTGGGAATCTTGACACCAAAAGACTGCCCTATTGGCACAAATGGGCTAATGCAGGGGCGGTAGTTTTGCTCTCTGACGAGGTGCCAGCTGGAATCCCAGCTCCTGGTGCTgaaccctctctttctctctccctgtgtcccccCAGAGGCCCCCTGTGCCACGCCCCTGATCTGCAGCCTCGGCAGGCCGGTGGACCTGGACAAGGACGACTACCAGAAGGTGGTGTGCAACAACGAGCACTGCCCCTGCAGCCCCTGGATGCACCTGCAGTGCTTCTACGAGTGGGAGAGCAGCATCCTCGTCCAGTTCAACTGCATCGGCCGCGCCCGCAGCTGGAACGAGAAGCAGTGCCGCCAGAACATGTGGACCAAGAAGGGCTACGACCTGGCCTTCCGCTTCTGCTCCTGCCGCTGTGGGCAGGGCCACTTAAAGAAGGACACAGACTGGTACCAGGTGAAGCGGATGCAggatgagaagaagaagaagtctgGGTCGGAGAAGAACACAGGGAGGCCCCCCGGCGAAGCAGGGGACGAGGCCAAAAAGTGCCGGCCACCGAACAAGCCGCAGAAGGGCCTGAGCCATGACCTCCCGCGGCGGCACTCCATGGACCGGCAGAACTCCCAGGAGAAAGCGGTGAGCGCCGCGGCCTACGGGGCCCGCTCTCCCGGGGGCTCCCCAGGCCAGTCCCCGCCCGCCGGCTACTccatcctctcccctgcccacttcAGCGGCCCCCGCTCCTCCAGGTACCTCGGGGAGTTCTTAAAGAATGCCATCCATCTGGAGCCCCACAAAAAGGCCATGGCCGGGGGCCATGTCTTCCGGAACACGCACTTCGAGTACAGTCCGGCTGGATTATCTGTGCACCGGGGGGGCCACTTCGACACGCCCGTGCAGTTCCTGCGGCGGCTGGACTTGTCCGAGCTGCTCACCCACATCCCCAGGCATAAGTTGAACACTTTCCACGTGCGGATGGAGGATGACGCCCAGATGGGCCAGGGCGAGGATCTACGCAAGTTCATCCTCGCGGCCCTCAGCGCCAGCCACCGGAACGTCGTGAACTGTGCCCTGTGCCACCGGGCGCTGCCAGTGTTCGAACAGTTCCCTCTGGTGGACGGAACTCTGTTCTTGAGCCCGTCAAGACACGATGAGATCGAGTATGACGTCCCGTGTCATCTTCAAGGTACAGGTGGTCGTTCACCTTGCCTGCTTTCTGTTTGCTACAAGCTGCGAAGCAAACACGATGG from Suricata suricatta isolate VVHF042 chromosome 7, meerkat_22Aug2017_6uvM2_HiC, whole genome shotgun sequence carries:
- the HECA gene encoding headcase protein homolog, which produces MTSLERGRLSAGRDVTRAGRSALRSPGGRGQAESPVSSRAGAGPERVSEAESKQAGDPPFPSGSGASRPGPEPAALARLRASGGRAPAPGSRGGRGGRDGAARAARLDGRRGAAAAGDAKNEAPCATPLICSLGRPVDLDKDDYQKVVCNNEHCPCSPWMHLQCFYEWESSILVQFNCIGRARSWNEKQCRQNMWTKKGYDLAFRFCSCRCGQGHLKKDTDWYQVKRMQDEKKKKSGSEKNTGRPPGEAGDEAKKCRPPNKPQKGLSHDLPRRHSMDRQNSQEKAVSAAAYGARSPGGSPGQSPPAGYSILSPAHFSGPRSSRYLGEFLKNAIHLEPHKKAMAGGHVFRNTHFEYSPAGLSVHRGGHFDTPVQFLRRLDLSELLTHIPRHKLNTFHVRMEDDAQMGQGEDLRKFILAALSASHRNVVNCALCHRALPVFEQFPLVDGTLFLSPSRHDEIEYDVPCHLQGRLMHLYAVCVDCLEGVHKIICIKCKSRWDGSWHQLGTMYTYDILAASPCCQARLNCKHCGKPVIDVRIGMQYFSEYSNVQQCPHCGNLDYHFVKPFSSFKVLEAY